GCTCTCCAAACCCGAGGGCGCCCCCGATCCGGCCGAGCCGCGCGTCTACGCCAAGAGCCGCTTCGTGTGGGTCTTCGACCAACCCGGCGCCAATCACTGGGTTGGCTACCTGTGGCTCGGCGGCAGCGCGAAGCTGCGTGAAGATCGCAAGGTCGCCGCAGGCGGCTGCACCGCGTGGGTGCCCATCGAGCCCCGCGGCTGGGTGTGCGCGGACGGCGTACGCGCGACGACCGACGCGAAGGATCCCGCCGTTGCCGTCGTGCGCAAGTACGGCCCTCGCCTCGACACGCCGTGGCCTCATGAGTACGGCGAGTCCCGAGGACTGCAGCGCTACAAGTCGTTGCCCACCGAGGCGGAGCAACGCGGACGCGAGTGGGACCTGAAGGATCAACTCGAACGCGTCGCGCAGGCCAGGAGCGGTGGCGAGCGTCACGCGAGTCTCGAAGGCGTCAGTCTCGATCCCGCCCCGGAGACTCCCATCGAACTCGGCACGCTGCCGAACACGGCCCACGAGCCGCGCTCGAAGCTCAATCCACTTTCCACGGTGACTTGGATCGCCGAGACGCGAACGAGCAACCGCGACTTCTTGCTCACCGGCGATCTGATGTGGGTGCCCAAGGATCGCGTGTCGCTCTATCCGAAAGTGACGTTTCAGGGCGTTCATCTCGACGACAAAAAGCGACTTCCCCTTGCGACCTTTCGTAGCAAGGACCGGCCGCGCTACGAGAAACGCGGCGATGAGATGGTCGCCGCGGGCGCGCCCTTCAAGCGCCTGAGCTGGGTGGAACTGAGCGGAAAATCCGAGACCGTGGGCGACGAGAAGTACTTGGAGCTCCGCGACGGAAGCGCCTGGATCAAGGCAAGCGAAGCTGTCGTCCCCACCCCGCAAGAGAAGACGCCCTGGGGTGCGCCGGTCGGCGGTGACGACACGGATGCCTCACCGCCCGGGCGCAAGACCTGGCTCGAAGCGAGCGTCTGGGACGGTTGGCTCATCGCCTACGAAGGAACGAAGCCAGTGTTCGTGACGATGATCGCTCCCGGTCGTGGCGGCACACCGGTGCCGGGCAAACCCGCCATCGACACGGCGTCCACGCCCACGGGCACCTTCAAGATCACAGGCAAGTTCGCCACGGCCACCATGGAAGCGCCGGGCGAGTTCATTCACACGGACGTGCCCTGGACTCAGAATTTCTCCGGCCCCCATGCCCTGCACGGCGCCTACTGGCACGACGACTGGGGCAACCGCAAGAGTGGCGGCTGCGTCAACGTCTCACCCATCGACGGCAAGTTCCTCTACGAATGGACCGAGCCGCCAATGCCCGCGGGCTGGCACGGCGTGAAGTGGCGCCCCTCCGCAGAGCCCGCGACGACCTTCGTCGTACATCGCTGAGCAACGTTTCACTCAGGCGGAAGGCCACCCTCTTCGTCGTACATGGCTGAGTGACGTGCCGAACTGAGGCGGGCCCCTTCACCCTGTATCGTTGAAATCCGTCGCCGCTTGGGCAGCGTCTAGCCTCGCGCGCGGAGTTCCGCGAGTTGCTGCTCCAACTCGGCTGCTCGGGCTTCTGCCGCTTCACGCTTCGCCCGCTCCACTTCTTTCGCGGCGCGTTCCGCTTCTTTGCTGGCCCGTTCTGCTTCCTTGGCGGTCCGCTCGTATTCTTCGCCAGTGAGCCACAGCTGCTTGCCCTGTGCGTCGGAAGTGATGCGAAGGGGCTCGGACCACAACCAAGCTTGCACCGCTTCGGAGAACACGGGACCCGCGCCAAAGTGCACGCGTTCCAGCATCGGCTCCCTGCGCACCCACTGTTGGATCGCCACCGGACCCCCCAAGGCCCGCGGCCCGTGGCCAAAGGGGTCGAGCACCCAGAGCTCCCCTACTCCGCTGGCGGCGTACTTCTCGTGCAGATCGCGGTAGTCCTTGTAGGGATGTCCCTCGCTCACCACCTCGATCGCCAGGCGTGGCGCAAAGTGTCCGGGCTTCCATAGGCAGAGGCTCGACAGCTCTCGCATATCCGGAGGCGGAGGGGTGATCAAGGCCACGTCCGGGTCGATGCCAATTCGCGGATCTGCCTCGTGCCAACGAAGAGCGAGATTGCTGGCGACGATTGCGTCTACTCCGCTGCGCGCAGCCCAGGCTTCCAGCAGCGCTACGAAGTAGCGCACGAGCAGACTATGGGGATGAGACTCGGGCACGGGGACCTCCGGCAAGATCCACGCGTCGGTGACGGGTCGCACCCGGTAGTGAACGGCTACCAGTGTCGAAGCGGCGCTCATCGTCATCCAGTCTACCTCGCGTGGCAGGGGTTGGCTCCCAGCCCCACTGCACGTCCAGTGCCAGGCAAAACGCCGGTGTTTTCGAGGGTATCAGCCTGGCGTGGCCACGACCGCCAGTGGCGCCGGCCACCGCGATCGAGAAATGCGCAGCCCCTGGTGACGGACTTGGGCCCCGGGCCGTTATCATTTCCATCGTGACGGCGGAGCTCGAAGCCCTGGCCCGCGCGGCATCTGGCGGAGATGCCGCGGCGTGGCACGCGCTGTGGACGGAGATCGAGCCGATCGTCTGGGGCATCACCGGCAAGTGGCAGATCACGGGACCGATGTGCCGCAACGAAGACGACCGCCGCGAGATCGTGGTGCGCGTGATGGAGCGCCTGCGCGCCGATGGCCTCCGACGCCTGCGCGCCGTCGCAGCGTCGAGCGCGTTGCAGCGTCCCGGTTCCTTTCGCGCCTGGGTCACCACGGTGGCCACGCGGGTTGCCATCGACTACGTGCGCTCCCGGCCCGAACACTTGGACCCGCGCAATCGTGGAAGCGGACGACGCTGGGTGGAGGTGCTGGTCGGCGACGAGGCGACGCTGCGTTCGGAGAATGCCGACCCCTTGCGCATGGCTGCCGCGGAGCAAATGCTCGACCGTGCCAAGGATTTGTTGACCCGAGATCAGATGGTCGCGCTCTGGTATTGGCTCGACGGTGGGGACCACGAAGTGATCGCCCATCGCATGCGGCTCGGCAGCGCTCAGCACGCCGAGCGCTTGTTGCGCGCCGGACTCAAGCGTCTGCGCGACCGCTACCGAGACGCCAACGACCCCGTCAACGCGGAGGACAGCACACCATGAATCACATCGCGGAGGGCAGCACGCCATGAATCGCATCGCGGAGGGCAGCACGCCATGAATTGCCCGGACATCGTCGACCTACTCGCTTCGCCGCGCCGCGCCGGCATCGACGAGCATATCGCCTGCTGCGACGCTTGCGGCGGCGTGGTGGGGCTCGCCGAGGTGCGGGAACAGATCGCGGAGCATTCGCCCGACGCCTGCGTTCGCGCCGAGATCTTGATCGCGGAGCGCGAGGTCGGTGCGCTGTCCCCCGACGACAAAGCCGAACTGCAAGCGCACTTGGAAGAGTGCGCCACCTGCAACGAGCTCGCGGTGCGCCTGGCGTCCCTGCCTCCACTCGTGCGCGAAGTGACCTCGGTCGACGCACGCACCGGTGTGCACGCGCTGCCCGAGCCGCGCGCGGACGGCCGCCCTCCGGCCCTGTGGTGGATCGCGGCCGCGAGTTTCGGGTTGCTGACGGGCTTGCTGGGCCTGACCCTGGGCCTGTGGGTGAACTTCTGGGGCGAGCCCGCCGCGCCGCAAGCGGCAACGCCCATTGCGCCCGCAACGCCTACCGACTCGCGTCCGGGTTCGGCCGTGCCCTCGAAGGGTAAGGCGCCCGGCAATACTGTGTCTCCAGCGCTCAACCCCTTCGCCGCGCCGTCCGCAACAGCGGGCGACGGCAAGGGCTTCCTGACCCTCGTCTGTTCACCTTCCTGCGACAAGGTCGTGGCCGCTGGACGCAATCTGGGCCCCTCCCCCATCGTGCGCCGCGCTCTGCCCACCGGCTCGCAGGAAATCGTGCTGCACCACGGCACGGTGAAGAAGACCATCGAGGTCACCATCGTGGAGAACCAGACCACCGCGCGGCGCGTGGTCATGTCCGACTCCGATGCACTCGACGACGACAAGAAGGAGCAGTTCGGCACGCTGAACGTCAACTGCGTCCCGGCGTGCAACCGCGTCTACGTCGGCCCCAGCAGCCTGGGCGCGACTCCGGTGCTGAACCACAAGCTTGCGACCGGTCGTCACATCGTCATCTTGCTGCGCAACGGCGAGATCGCCAATCGCGTCGTCAACATCACCGCCGGCAAGACGACGACCGTCGCCCACCGCTGGAACACCAGCTGCATCCCGCCCTACACCATCGACAAGAACGGCGTGAAGCACGCAAAACCCGAGTGCGCCGACACTCCGCCGGGTCCCCCGACCGTCGATCCCAAGATCTTCGATCCCAAGGGCGTCGATCCCGGCAACCGCACGCACCTCAAGGCCTTCAAGGACGGCCTCAAAGCGAAAGTCCTCAGCGGCCGCGCCTCTGAAAGCGAAAAGCGCATGCTCCGCGCCCTCTGCCGCCAACTAGGCGACGCCAGCTGTATCAACGCGCGATAGGCGACACGCTCAAACGACCGCTGCCCACGGATCGACACTGCACGTTGGCGAAGACCTTGCCGAGGGCGAAGACCTTGCCCAGGGCGAAGACCTTGCCCAGAGTGGGACGCGCGAGCTCGACGCTACTTGCGTGAACTTTGCCGTGGATCGGGTGCGCTCGGCTCCTCACGACGGTCAGCGCGCGCGCCTGGACCACGCGACGAGACAATGCGTCGTCCCGCCTCGGGCGCGCGTGTCTCACCACGAAGCGCTACCGGAGTCACTCCGGATTGCCCGGATCCACGGGAGTGCTAGTTCTTCCATGGTGTTCCATGTTCATGCGAGGTTGCCGGATGAGGCGCTGATACCCGCGCGCCTGGTGGTCGAAGACAAGGCCTTCGACCGCATCGTCGAGCTGATCACGAGCCCGCCCAAGCCCACTGCGGCCCTGCGAGAACTGATGCGTGGCGAAGACGATTGAACCACCCCCAGCTCTGGCATGTTGCCGAATCTGTCGGACGTTCACGCCCGACGAACTCGCAAGGATGCGATGTATTCACCGAAGACGCGTGCCGGCGTGCCGGATGAGGACTTCAACGGTAGGCTCGCAGCTTTGCGCGAATCGTTTCTTCGTCGACCGAGCGTCCAGCTTCAAAGTCATCGAGCGCTTCATCAATGGCCGCTTCGATCTCAGCCCGCTCTTCGGGGCTCTCTTCATCATCGTCAACAACCGCAAGCGTCAACACCGTGCCCTCGGGCAGGTCCGTTGGCTCGTCGATGACGAATCGGCCGTTCCTCACATGTGCCTTCAACGCGTTCTCGAGATCGAGCATAGCACCACGCCGCCCGTTGTCGGCTATCGCCGACCCAGTCACGTCGACCCAGCGGTCACGCCCACCCCAGGGTAACCGGCGGCGCCAGGAACACAGGGCTCGCGCCAAGTCACGGATGGGTGCCAATTCGTGCGTACTCGGTGGCGTCGAGGCGTTCTGGAACGCGAAGATGGCGGTGTTTCTGTGCAACGGTCGCACCTGTGCGCTGACACGCCGTAGTTGCGCGCCCGTCGGGGTGGCTCAGTTGTCGTTCAACCGCACGGTGGCGGCTCGCAACGCACCAAGCCTTGCACTCGCAGCTTGTAGCTTCCGTGAGGGAAAAGCACGTCGGACTCGCCGGCCCGGCGGCGCGCATACGCCTCGCGGTAGCGCTGGAGAAACCACTTGTTTCTCGTGAGCAGCTCGATGCGACGCCACTTGTTCTTGCTGGCGACGCGTGGTCGCAGGACGCGGCGGTCGGCGCAGGTCTTTGGGCAGGCGAAGGGCGACTGGCGCCGGATGGCTTTCCTGCCGAGTACGCGGCGCCCATCGGCCTGGCGCTCTGCAGCGGCCTTCGCCTCTTCTTCCGCGACAGCTGCACGCAGCTTTTCGACCCACTGCGCAGAGCTCAAGTCCGCGAACTCCGGCGGTCGCGCGAAGTGCAACTCCACTTGCTCGGGCATGTCGCCCGACTCGTCGAAGAACCACGCGGGTCGCTTCACCACCACAGGCCGGTCGGCGAGCTGGCTCGAGTAGGAGCAGAACCCTGGCCAGAGGTGCACCCGGTCGACGAGGTGGTCCTTCACCGCGTTGCACAGGGAGTAGACCATCTTGTCGAAGACCGCGTCGGCGTCGCCCAGGTGCACGACGCAGGTCTGCTCCGAAGCCCACAGATTCTCCCACCGGCCGTGGTGCGCGTTGAGACAGCGTGCCAACAAGCTGTGGAAGTAGCGCAAGAACTCAGGGTAGCAACCGTCAACGTCTTGAATGCCCGCGTGGTAGTGGTTGCTCATCACCGTCAACCAGCACAGCTTCATGCCGTAGCGACGGCAGGCCACGCCAAGGCAATAGAGGAACGCTTCGTCCGTGCGTTTGCTGGGGCGCAGCAGGAACTCACGTCGCGTACAGCGGCGGGTGATCAGGTACATTCGTCCTGGGATGACTTGCCGTGGCGCTGTCATGGCACCGCCCATCGGCGCGAGCACCATGGTGGTTGCTACGAGAGTGCGCGGGTACAGCACTTGTCCCACTCGGGCACGCTGAACTTACCCTGGGGCGGGGGTGTTCCCGCGCCGAGCTCGACAAGGTCGCGCTGGCCCACTCGACCTTCACCGAAGACGCGCTCAGCCTCATCGTGCGCTCGTCCGAGGGCGTCCTGCGCCGCGCACGGAACCTGTGCCTGAGCGCGCTGCTCGAGGCCGTGCGCGACCGCACCAAAACCGTCGACCTCAAACAGGTCAACCGCGTCCTGCTGCAACCCCACTGGCGCAGGGAGGTCGACCTGCCCCAGTAGCCTGTCCAGATCCGACCACAGCCGTCGTACGAGCTACGACGGCTTCGGCCGGATCACTTCCTCGAGGCTGCGACGCTTTTGGTCACGAATTGCGATGAGAGCGCGGACTTTCACCTGGAATCGCTACGACGTCAGTTTTGGATTTCTCTACGATGTCAATTTGGCCGGCAACACTTACCCTGGGGCGGGGGTGCTCCAGTGGACCGCTTCACCACTTCATTCCAATATCTTTCCTCTCGCGACCAGTCGACTGCCCTCAAACAGCTCTATCGGTGTGTCAGAGTGGAGCAGCTTCCCATACTCCGCGGGATACATGAGCGTGAGAGTGACCTCGTACGAACTGCCCAACTCGAAGATCTCCACATCGTTCG
The DNA window shown above is from Polyangiaceae bacterium and carries:
- a CDS encoding L,D-transpeptidase produces the protein MRALGRSLCFVGLGLVACAGKERDENAAAPSATPPAIEPAPSADPAPTGSIEPATSKDPALSKPEGAPDPAEPRVYAKSRFVWVFDQPGANHWVGYLWLGGSAKLREDRKVAAGGCTAWVPIEPRGWVCADGVRATTDAKDPAVAVVRKYGPRLDTPWPHEYGESRGLQRYKSLPTEAEQRGREWDLKDQLERVAQARSGGERHASLEGVSLDPAPETPIELGTLPNTAHEPRSKLNPLSTVTWIAETRTSNRDFLLTGDLMWVPKDRVSLYPKVTFQGVHLDDKKRLPLATFRSKDRPRYEKRGDEMVAAGAPFKRLSWVELSGKSETVGDEKYLELRDGSAWIKASEAVVPTPQEKTPWGAPVGGDDTDASPPGRKTWLEASVWDGWLIAYEGTKPVFVTMIAPGRGGTPVPGKPAIDTASTPTGTFKITGKFATATMEAPGEFIHTDVPWTQNFSGPHALHGAYWHDDWGNRKSGGCVNVSPIDGKFLYEWTEPPMPAGWHGVKWRPSAEPATTFVVHR
- a CDS encoding Uma2 family endonuclease; this encodes MSAASTLVAVHYRVRPVTDAWILPEVPVPESHPHSLLVRYFVALLEAWAARSGVDAIVASNLALRWHEADPRIGIDPDVALITPPPPDMRELSSLCLWKPGHFAPRLAIEVVSEGHPYKDYRDLHEKYAASGVGELWVLDPFGHGPRALGGPVAIQQWVRREPMLERVHFGAGPVFSEAVQAWLWSEPLRITSDAQGKQLWLTGEEYERTAKEAERASKEAERAAKEVERAKREAAEARAAELEQQLAELRARG
- a CDS encoding sigma-70 family RNA polymerase sigma factor, encoding MTAELEALARAASGGDAAAWHALWTEIEPIVWGITGKWQITGPMCRNEDDRREIVVRVMERLRADGLRRLRAVAASSALQRPGSFRAWVTTVATRVAIDYVRSRPEHLDPRNRGSGRRWVEVLVGDEATLRSENADPLRMAAAEQMLDRAKDLLTRDQMVALWYWLDGGDHEVIAHRMRLGSAQHAERLLRAGLKRLRDRYRDANDPVNAEDSTP
- a CDS encoding PEGA domain-containing protein, producing the protein MNCPDIVDLLASPRRAGIDEHIACCDACGGVVGLAEVREQIAEHSPDACVRAEILIAEREVGALSPDDKAELQAHLEECATCNELAVRLASLPPLVREVTSVDARTGVHALPEPRADGRPPALWWIAAASFGLLTGLLGLTLGLWVNFWGEPAAPQAATPIAPATPTDSRPGSAVPSKGKAPGNTVSPALNPFAAPSATAGDGKGFLTLVCSPSCDKVVAAGRNLGPSPIVRRALPTGSQEIVLHHGTVKKTIEVTIVENQTTARRVVMSDSDALDDDKKEQFGTLNVNCVPACNRVYVGPSSLGATPVLNHKLATGRHIVILLRNGEIANRVVNITAGKTTTVAHRWNTSCIPPYTIDKNGVKHAKPECADTPPGPPTVDPKIFDPKGVDPGNRTHLKAFKDGLKAKVLSGRASESEKRMLRALCRQLGDASCINAR
- a CDS encoding DUF1778 domain-containing protein, translated to MVFHVHARLPDEALIPARLVVEDKAFDRIVELITSPPKPTAALRELMRGEDD